CATTGCCATCAGCGTCGCGAATAATCCGGCCATATCCAGTCGGGTCAGGTGCATTGGCCGTCAAAATAGTGGCTTTTGCGCCCTTAGCTTCATGATAGGCAAACAAGTCATTTAACGTTTTTGCGGTAAACAGTGGCGTGTCACCGCTGATGATCAACGTGGCACCGTCTTTTTGGCCTAATAACGGCTCAGCTTGCAAAACCGCATGACCGGTGCCAAGTTGCTCTTCTTGTAAAACAAATTTAGTCCGGTCCCCAAGCGTTTTCTCAACTGCTTCGGCACCGTGCCCCACGATCGTCACAATGGCGTCCGGATGAATCGCTTCAACCTGACTCACCACATGCTCAACCATGCTCTTACCACAAACCGGCTGTAAAACTTTATAATACTTCGACTTCATCCGCGTCCCCTTACCGGCCGCAAGAATGATGGTGAATTTCTTTGACATGCTAAAGCTCCATTCCTAATTGTCTTATTTCATAATAGACCAGCGCGAATGCGGTGACAACATGTAGAGCGCGAGCAGGAGCGCTTAGAAATCGGAGCATAAGTGGCCTCAAGCCTAAATGGCTGGTCTTTGGCCATTTAGGCTTGAGGTCCTTATGTGGAGATTTCTGCGACTGTGAGCGCGTTTTTGTATCGGAAAACTCAGGCCCGGGCTTAGGCCATCGCGCCCAAGGTCCTTATACGCAGACTTCTGCGCCGGTGAGCGCGTTTGAGAAAGCCGCAGAGAACCCAATAGCCTCTAACATACTACGTCAAGCTTAAGCTATTGCGACTAAGACCCTTATGTGCAAGCTCCCTAGTCCAGTAAACACTTTTTGAGACCAACACCCTTCCACACCCTCAAACTCCAAACAAAAACAGACCCGCATCACGACGGATCTGCCTACAAAACTACCCTTACTGCTCATTCTCAGCCGCATGTTGCTTAACATCATCCGACACTTTCAACGTACTAATCTGAGTCGTGTCCGCCCACGCATCATAGAAGAACCGATAATGCCTGGTGATCGTTTCCCAAATAAAGTTGAGAATAAACAACATCGCCAAAATGCCGAAAAATCCCAGCGCAGCAAGATTGATCTCGGTTCGATGTCCCTCTCCAAAATACTCGATGAGAAAGTTGCTGAACCCAATCAGACTTGAATAGGCCACACCATATAACAAGCCTTCTCGCAATAAGAGCCGCCAAAAACCAACCGGCCGGCCATCAGTACGAACGATTTTAATCCGAACCAGCCCCTTGCCTAAGGTTTGCCCATCATTAAAGGCGGGCCAGATAACGAAAACAAAGAGCAGCGGTAAAACCATTTCGCTCAAAAAGTCCGGCAACTGCGCTAACCCCAGTAAATGGAACAGGAACCTGATCATCAAGCCAACGATGGTGCTTAATATTATAAAATCAACGAAAAAAGCAACCAGGCGGCGCATCAACGTCACTCGAACGCCACGCGCCTGACTTTTGGCATCCATCGTATCCCGAGATGGCAACGCCCGCATGAAAATCGGGGCCAAAACGCCGCCAATCAAGCCGCCGGTGGTGTTAAGAATCAAATCGTCCACATCAAACAGTCGATACGGCCGCACATAGACGCCATATAGCCCTGACAACTGAGTCAGTTCAAAAAAAAGACTCAAGCCAAAACTCATCATGATGATCTGCGGCACACTGCGCTTGAAATAATAGCGCAGGTAAAAGCCAAATGGGATCGTCAAAACGACGTTAAAGAATGGCTGGATAAACGCGGATTGTTTCAACGCCGCTAACCACGTGTGCGGGTTAGTCGGGGAAAAGACCGTCGTGTGAATAAAGTAGCGCAAAGCCATGAACGGGGTCAGATTATATTTTGGCCCGGTAAACTGCGCCACCGCCTCGCGTGATGGAAGTGGTAAGATAATCAAAAAATAAGCCGATAATAGGTAAAATATGAACGAATAGATCACAATCGCGCGCCACCAGCTAAACGCACCGTAGCGCCGATAAACAATCACCAGAAACGGTAGTGCAAGCACCAATGCTAAAAACGGAAACGTGATCAGTGCCGTTTTAACCGGCCCGAGGTAAGCACTCATTGATGGCTCACCTCAAGTAGCTGCTGATTCTGGCTAAGGAAGTTCCCGGCAGTGGCATGAAGAGTGTTTGCCTTAGTGTCGACCTTATCAACCCGAATCAGTGAAGTATATTCATTGACCATCCGATCGCCATCAAACTTGCCTTCCGCAAAGACGGTGATGCCAACCATTTCGGCGTTGAATTCGTCAATCAACGCCTTCATGCCATTGACCGTGCCGCCGCCTTTCATGAAGTCGTCGACAATCAGTACCCGCGAATTTGCCGGAAGACTACGCTTACTTAGCTCCATTTTCTCGATCCGCGCTGATGATCCGGAGACATAGTTAACCGAGACTGTCGAGCCCTCAGTAATCTTGGAATCACGCCGCACAATCACGAACGGCACATTCAGATACTGGCTAACACTTTGGGCAATGGGAATACCCTTGGTCGCGACGGTCATCACCGCATCAACCTTGGCATCGCGATACTGGGTGGCAATCAAGCGACCAATTTGCCGTAACACACTTGGCGTTCCAAGCAAATCGGAAAGATAAACATACCCGCCTGGCAACAAGCGATCGGTTTCCGATAGCCGCTTAGCCATGGCAGAAATAAAGTTTTCTGCCTCATCTTCACCCATGATCGGGATGTACCGCACACCGCCTGCCGCTCCCGGAACCGTTTCAAGAATCCCGGTTTGCCGTTGCGCGAAGGTTCGTCTTACGATTGCCAGATCTTCACTAATCGAGGATTTGGCACTTTCATACCGCTTAGAAAAAAACGTCAAGGGTATCAGCGTATGCGGCCGTTCTAACAAGTACCTCGTCATATCAATCAAGCGATCACTGCGTCTTACTTTCATTAATCCCGCTCCTAACTCCGAATATTTAGCTCTGTGTTAACATTACGTGATAATCTTACCCAGTATAAATGCTTTTACCGAAAATTTCGACCCTTTAACTCGATTTTCTCACCGAACGTTCGCATTTGTTTATTTTGACGTCTGCCGCCTCGCGAGTCGTATCAGTGGCCTCCCACCTCATTCTATATTAGAATGGTTATAAAGAAGGGTAGGGAAAAGTATGAATGCTTTTGAATTACACCATATGACTTTCGCGCCGACAAAAACGGCTATCCTGAATGACATCAATCTGGACATTCCTTGGGGGATTGATCTTACCATTGCCGGGCATTCCGGGTCGGGTAAAAGTACCTTGCTGCGCTTGCTTGCCACGTTACTGACGCCAACAAGCGGCACGATTTTGTATAATGGCAAGCCTCAATCTGATTACGATCCGATTCTTTATCGGCGGGAGGTATCTTATTGCGCCCAGCAACCTGCCTTGTTTGGCGCCACCGTCGCCGATGATCTACGTTTTCCATTCGCAATTCGCAACACTGAAATGCCGCGTGAACAAGCTGAAGCGGCACTGGAAAGCGTCGATCTGGCAAAAACCATGCTTGACGCGCCGACGCAAAATCTGTCCGGCGGTGAACGTCAGCGCGTTGCCTTATTGCGCCATCTGTTCTTTCCGCCTAAAGTCCTGCTGCTGGATGAAGTCACGACTGGACTGGATCCGGACACAAAAGCCGTGATTCACGACCTGTTGGACCGCCAAAACAAAAAGGGGATCACCCTCGTCAGCGTGACCCATGACGAAGGCGAACTGCACATGGCAAAGAACCTCATGACGTTGGTAGACGGTCAATTTGAGGAGGTGCCAACCGCATGAATAGTCAGTTAATTGTATCACCCTTAGCGCTTTTGTTGGCGTTAATCTTAGTGGTCATTGCGTTAACGATCAACTTAAAAGAAGAGTTGGGGATGACCAAAGACTTAATCGTTGGTGTCGTGCGCGCCGTCATCCAGCTAACTGTTGTCGGCTTTGTTTTGACCTATATCATCAAAGTCAACACAGTTTGGTTAACGCTAGCTATGGTGGCCATCATTATTTTCAATGCTGCATGGAACGCCAAAAAGCGGGCTGGCACCATCCCCGATGCCTTTGTCACCAGCTTGCTCGCCGTCACCACAGCAACCGGACTCACGCTGATCATGCTAGTTTCTGTTCGCGCCATTCGCTTCATTCCCGCCCAGATCGTCCCGATCAGCGGCATGATTGCCAGTAATGTCATGGTGGCGACAGGTTTGGCATACCGCAGTCTGAACACCGAATTTACGGATCTGCGGCCGCAAGTCCTCGAACGCCTCGCTTTGGGCGCCACCCTCAAACAAGCCAGTCAAAAACTCATCGTCAACGCGATCAAAACCGGCATGGCCCCAACGATCGACTCAGCGAAAACAGTCGGGCTCGTCAGCTTGCCCGGCATGATGTCCGGTTTGATCTTTGCCGGCATTGATCCAACAAAAGCCATTATGTACCAGATCATGGTCACCTTCATGTTACTTGGCGCCACGAGCCTCGGCAGTTTCATTGCCGTTTATCGCAGTTATTCACGCTTTTATAATGAGCAAAAGCAGTTACGGTAGTCATCCAGCCAGTTCGCGCAGAATCAGCGTAAAGAGGCTGGGTCATAATTCACAGCCACAGCAAAAAGGTGAACATGCTCTGCATTGAACGCAAAGTATATTCGCCTTTTTTGTTTCTGCGAGTTAATTCGGTGAGGTTATTTAAGATGTTAGTGCCAAAGCGGAGCAATCGTAGGCCAGATGGGGCTCAGCCGTGCAAACAACACAGCGACTGGTTTTGTCGCTGATGTTGTTAGGCGACTTTGAGACAGCGGTTTTCTGGCTCAAAGCGCCGTCTCCGCTCTAGCTTCGCGTCGCCACCCCAGCTGGCCGGAGATTGCGGAGTTTGGCGCGGCAAGGAACTTATTGCCCAAGATTTTTTGATCGTTCGGGATTCACCAAATTATGAACGTTCTCACAAAATTATGGCTCAACCTCTTTTTAATTCCAAAATGCTGAGCGCTCAGTAAGGATTTTCCATCTTGTTATCCGGTAAGTACGGGCCATATTCGACTTGAATGGTCGTATGCGCGATGTCAAAGCTCTCCCGCAACGACAGGCTCAAGGCGTCTAGAAAGACGTCGTTGCCCTCCGGTGTCGTCCGAACCACATGGACCGTCAGCGCCACATCAGTTGTGCTGAGCGCCCAGATGTGCAGATCGTGGCACGAAGCAACGGTCGGGTACGCATTGACCAGCGTTTTAACGGCAATCGGGTCGATTTCCTTGGGAACGGCCGCCATAGCCAAGTTGACCGCATCCCGCAGTAAGTTCCAGGTGCCAATCAAGACCACAATGGCAACCACAATCGACATGACCGGATCAAGCCATTCCCAGCCTGTCAGCATGATCAAGCCCCCGGCTAACACAACGCCCAGCGAAACGCCCGCATCGGCTGCCATATGCATGAACGCGCCGCGAATATTCAGATCGTGCTGCGAACCACTGTGGAAAAGGACTGCCGTCGCGCCGTTAACTAAAATCCCGACACCGGCAACCAGCATCATCCAGCCGCCTTCGACCGGCGCATTTTGCGACAGCCGGGTAATCGCTTCGACAATGATCGCGCCCATTGCGACTAACAAAAAGGCTGCATTCGCCAAAGCTGCCAAAATCGATGAACTTTTGTAACCGTATGTACGCTGAACCGTCGGATGGCGATTGGACAGCCACTCGGCAAACCACGCCAGCCCTAAGCCTAAAACATCGCTCATATTGTGAATCGCATCGGCAACCAACGCAACCGAACCGATCCCGATCCCAAAAGCAATCTCCGCAATAATGTAAACCAGATTAAGCAAAATACCCCAAAAGAACGCCTTGTTTGGCTGAACCTGTTCCATATCGTCAATGCCTCATTTCTTCCCCCATCATGGTTTAGTGATCCCTAAAAATCAACCCCTAAGCCCGCGATCATTTGCGGGCAGGCAAAACGGCCGCAACAAATAAACCTCGCGGCAGAAGCCTTTCATGCTGTTGTAAACGCGCATCGCCCGCGAATGTTTCTGGCAAAGGCCAAACACGGTCGGGCCGCTTCCGGACATCTGGGCAATCTCGGCACCATACTTCTCTAACCGATGTTTAAGCGCCGTCATCTCGGGATACCGACTGGCCGTAATCTTCTCCAGAGTATTCCCCATACCGCTGATCATTTGATTAAAATCGTGATTTTGAATCCCGGCGACGACACGCTGGGTATCCGGATGTTCAAGCCCGGCTTGATAATCAATCGCGTTGAGGATGGTTGGCGTTGACACTGATACGCGCGGCTTAGCTAACACCACCCAAAAGTTGGGCAAACTTCCCAACGGCGTCACGACATCCCCACGTCCCGTAACCAGCGACGTCTCCGAATAAACACAGTACGGGACATCGCTATCGACACTCAACCCGATACGCGCCAATTGCGAACGACTATAGCCTAACTCCCAAAGTGAATTCAGGCCGCGCAACACAGCAGCGGCATCACTTGATCCACCGCCCAGTCCAGCCGCAACCGGAATATGTTTTTCGATATGAATCCGCGCACCTTGGCGGATGTTGGCATGACGTTGTAACGCCAGTGCCGCTTTATAAGCCAGATTGCGCGGATCCTCCGGTAAAAAGCCGCTGTCCGTGGAAACCTTGATCGTGCGGCTCGGCTGAATCGTCACATAATCAGCCAAGTCGACTGATGTCATCACCATCTGCCACTCATGTTCGCCGTCAGCATGGCGATACAAGGCATCCAAACTGAGATTAATCTTGGCGGGTGCTTTTTCGATTAGTTCCATGCTAACCACCAGTCTTTGGCGATGCATACCTTTATAGCTACCAAAGTCTAGCTACAAGCGCCGTTGCATGCATCCACCGTATAGTTATTTTTAGTATACTGTTTTGCGTTGTGATTTTCATTGTCGGATTTTAAAAACGGCGTTAGAAGTTAACGGCAAGCAAAAAGCCCTGATGCAAATGCACCAAGGCCTCCTGAAATAAACGATTTAATCGTCGGTTACTATCTGAAATTATGACGCTTTCTCTTCGCCTTCGAAGGTGATCTTGATTGACTTGGTCAAAAGATCTGCGTAACTGTAAGAGACACGCTCGAACGCATTCTCACTTTGGTCAAGATCGACCACAAAAATAGCCGGATAGGTTTCCTTCAAGGTCCCCCGCCGCCGCGTCACTTTCTTGCGTCCAGCTTGTGCAACGACCGTTAAGTTCTCACCGATTTTCCCATCGAGCTTCCGTTTGATGCTTGCTAGTGTGATTGGCATGCACTTCACCTCTTAAATAGAATTCTAACACGAAAGCAAGAAATTTGCAATTATACCACGCACTCTTATTAATCGCAAGCAATAATAAACGCGTAGCAAATGCGTCACGTCAGGCGTCAGCGCGCACGCCGAGCCCTTCTCCTCGCAACGCCGTATCCAGCCGGGCAAAGTCGGCAATTGCCAACTGTTCGGCGCGCGTTTCCGGCGCAATGTTTGCGGCTGCTAGTGCTGTGCGAATCGCTGGCTTGTTTTCCTTACCAAATAACGCAACAAGGTTGTTCCAAAGCGTTTTCCGTCGGGATGCAAAGGCGCCGCGTACCAAGCGATCGAAACTGTCTGGGTTTGTGACGTCTGCTAATGGCTCGGATCGTTGGGTTAACGTCACAATCGCCGAATCGACATTGGGGGCCGGAACAAAGGCATGGCGGCTGACCGTAAAGGCTGTCGTCACATCTGCCACCAACTGCACCGCAATGCTCAAGCTGCCGTAATCTTTTGACCCCGGGGCCGCACTCAGCCGCGCTGCTACTTCTTTTTGCATCATCACAGTCATGCTGTGCAGCGGCAACCGTGCCCGTAGCAGGTGCAACAAAATCGGCGTCGTGATGTAGTACGGCAAATTGGCAACCACCTTCAGGGTATGCTTCCCGTCAAAATGTTCAGCCACCAGCGCGCCTAAATCGGTTTTCAAAACATCTTCATTCACCACTGCGGTATTAGGATAATCAGCTAGCGTTTCGGCCAAAATCGGCAGCAGGCGCTCGTCAATTTCCAACGCCACCACCTGATGGGCGCTTTCGGCAAGAAACTGGGTCAGAGCACCAATGCCTGGTCCGATTTCGATCACATCATCCTGTGACGACAAATTGGCAGCTGCAACAATTTTTTGCAAAATCTGCGGATCGGTCAGAAAGTTCTGGCCTAAGCCTTTGCGCATGCGAAACCCGTGGCGCTTTAAAATGGCATTGGTCACTGCCGGCTGTGCGACTTTTTCATGCATGGTCATCTTGACCTCCATTCACCTGATCCAGTGCCGCAAAAAAGGCAGCCCGACTGATGCGGAACTCAGTCAAGCGGCGTAATAGCTGTTTGCCAT
Above is a window of Lacticaseibacillus casei DSM 20011 = JCM 1134 = ATCC 393 DNA encoding:
- the rsmA gene encoding 16S rRNA (adenine(1518)-N(6)/adenine(1519)-N(6))-dimethyltransferase RsmA, producing MTMHEKVAQPAVTNAILKRHGFRMRKGLGQNFLTDPQILQKIVAAANLSSQDDVIEIGPGIGALTQFLAESAHQVVALEIDERLLPILAETLADYPNTAVVNEDVLKTDLGALVAEHFDGKHTLKVVANLPYYITTPILLHLLRARLPLHSMTVMMQKEVAARLSAAPGSKDYGSLSIAVQLVADVTTAFTVSRHAFVPAPNVDSAIVTLTQRSEPLADVTNPDSFDRLVRGAFASRRKTLWNNLVALFGKENKPAIRTALAAANIAPETRAEQLAIADFARLDTALRGEGLGVRADA
- a CDS encoding Veg family protein — translated: MPITLASIKRKLDGKIGENLTVVAQAGRKKVTRRRGTLKETYPAIFVVDLDQSENAFERVSYSYADLLTKSIKITFEGEEKAS
- a CDS encoding ABC transporter ATP-binding protein, whose amino-acid sequence is MNAFELHHMTFAPTKTAILNDINLDIPWGIDLTIAGHSGSGKSTLLRLLATLLTPTSGTILYNGKPQSDYDPILYRREVSYCAQQPALFGATVADDLRFPFAIRNTEMPREQAEAALESVDLAKTMLDAPTQNLSGGERQRVALLRHLFFPPKVLLLDEVTTGLDPDTKAVIHDLLDRQNKKGITLVSVTHDEGELHMAKNLMTLVDGQFEEVPTA
- a CDS encoding VanZ family protein, translating into MSAYLGPVKTALITFPFLALVLALPFLVIVYRRYGAFSWWRAIVIYSFIFYLLSAYFLIILPLPSREAVAQFTGPKYNLTPFMALRYFIHTTVFSPTNPHTWLAALKQSAFIQPFFNVVLTIPFGFYLRYYFKRSVPQIIMMSFGLSLFFELTQLSGLYGVYVRPYRLFDVDDLILNTTGGLIGGVLAPIFMRALPSRDTMDAKSQARGVRVTLMRRLVAFFVDFIILSTIVGLMIRFLFHLLGLAQLPDFLSEMVLPLLFVFVIWPAFNDGQTLGKGLVRIKIVRTDGRPVGFWRLLLREGLLYGVAYSSLIGFSNFLIEYFGEGHRTEINLAALGFFGILAMLFILNFIWETITRHYRFFYDAWADTTQISTLKVSDDVKQHAAENEQ
- the ispE gene encoding 4-(cytidine 5'-diphospho)-2-C-methyl-D-erythritol kinase; protein product: MELIEKAPAKINLSLDALYRHADGEHEWQMVMTSVDLADYVTIQPSRTIKVSTDSGFLPEDPRNLAYKAALALQRHANIRQGARIHIEKHIPVAAGLGGGSSDAAAVLRGLNSLWELGYSRSQLARIGLSVDSDVPYCVYSETSLVTGRGDVVTPLGSLPNFWVVLAKPRVSVSTPTILNAIDYQAGLEHPDTQRVVAGIQNHDFNQMISGMGNTLEKITASRYPEMTALKHRLEKYGAEIAQMSGSGPTVFGLCQKHSRAMRVYNSMKGFCREVYLLRPFCLPANDRGLRG
- the purR gene encoding pur operon repressor; this translates as MKVRRSDRLIDMTRYLLERPHTLIPLTFFSKRYESAKSSISEDLAIVRRTFAQRQTGILETVPGAAGGVRYIPIMGEDEAENFISAMAKRLSETDRLLPGGYVYLSDLLGTPSVLRQIGRLIATQYRDAKVDAVMTVATKGIPIAQSVSQYLNVPFVIVRRDSKITEGSTVSVNYVSGSSARIEKMELSKRSLPANSRVLIVDDFMKGGGTVNGMKALIDEFNAEMVGITVFAEGKFDGDRMVNEYTSLIRVDKVDTKANTLHATAGNFLSQNQQLLEVSHQ
- a CDS encoding cation diffusion facilitator family transporter, with the protein product MEQVQPNKAFFWGILLNLVYIIAEIAFGIGIGSVALVADAIHNMSDVLGLGLAWFAEWLSNRHPTVQRTYGYKSSSILAALANAAFLLVAMGAIIVEAITRLSQNAPVEGGWMMLVAGVGILVNGATAVLFHSGSQHDLNIRGAFMHMAADAGVSLGVVLAGGLIMLTGWEWLDPVMSIVVAIVVLIGTWNLLRDAVNLAMAAVPKEIDPIAVKTLVNAYPTVASCHDLHIWALSTTDVALTVHVVRTTPEGNDVFLDALSLSLRESFDIAHTTIQVEYGPYLPDNKMENPY
- a CDS encoding ABC transporter permease yields the protein MNSQLIVSPLALLLALILVVIALTINLKEELGMTKDLIVGVVRAVIQLTVVGFVLTYIIKVNTVWLTLAMVAIIIFNAAWNAKKRAGTIPDAFVTSLLAVTTATGLTLIMLVSVRAIRFIPAQIVPISGMIASNVMVATGLAYRSLNTEFTDLRPQVLERLALGATLKQASQKLIVNAIKTGMAPTIDSAKTVGLVSLPGMMSGLIFAGIDPTKAIMYQIMVTFMLLGATSLGSFIAVYRSYSRFYNEQKQLR